In Nicotiana tabacum cultivar K326 chromosome 17, ASM71507v2, whole genome shotgun sequence, one DNA window encodes the following:
- the LOC107772483 gene encoding calcium/calmodulin-regulated receptor-like kinase 2, protein MVHKADLVIIGICVGVAFGILIASLVFFGIRWYKRRARLQRQANERCIAALPIRTNGLNTSVDFSASLSSSVAINTSGFPATNSQPSWWSHPSKVHFASASGIPRYSYKDIQKATQNFTTILGQGSFGPVYKATMPAGGVVAVKVLATDSKQGEKEFFTEVTLLGRLHHRNLVNLVGYCVDKGHRMLIYEFMSNGSLANLLYSEEHTLSWEDRLQIALDVSHGVEYLHDGAVPPVIHRDLKSANILLDHSMRAKVADFGLSKEEVYDGRNSGLKGTYGYIDPVYISTSKFTTRSDIYSFGVILFELITAIHPHQNLMEYVNLAAMSSDGVDEILDKKLVGTCSLEQVRSLAAIAHKCIHRTPRKRPSMGEISHAILRIRQRRLVKEDTMSFTGYDSSRMASRIENQQVELRNMASINEREAE, encoded by the exons ATGGTTCATAAAGCTGATTTAGTTATTATTGGCATCTGTGTCGGTGTGGCTTTTGGAATTCTCATTGCATCACTTGTGTTTTTTGGAATTCGGTGGTACAAAAGACGTGCTCGTCTTCAGCGCCAAGCAAATGAGCGATGTATAGCAGCTCTTCCAATACGGACAAATGGACTCAATACAAGCGTTGATTTTAGTGCATCTCTGTCGAGTTCTGTTGCTATTAATACATCAGGATTTCCGGCCACAAATTCACAGCCCAGTTGGTGGAGTCACCCTAGTAAAGTTCACTTTGCTTCAGCATCTGGAATACCAAGATACTCTTACAA GGACATTCAGAAAGCTACCCAAAACTTTACAACCATACTGGGTCAGGGGTCTTTCGGCCCAGTATACAAAGCTACAATGCCTGCTGGTGGAGTGGTTGCTGTGAAAGTTCTTGCTACGGACTCAAAACAAGGAGAAAAGGAGTTCTTTACAGAG GTAACACTTCTAGGTAGGCTTCAtcatcggaatttggtaaatttggttgGCTATTGTGTGGATAAAGGACATCGCATGTTAATCTATGAATTCATGAGTAATGGAAGTTTGGCAAACCTTTTATACA GTGAGGAACACACCTTGAGTTGGGAAGATCGGTTGCAAATAGCCCTTGATGTTTCACATGGCGTTGAGTATCTTCATGACGGG GCGGTTCCCCCAGTGATACATCGTGATTTGAAGTCTGCCAATATATTGCTAGATCATTCTATGAGAGCTAAG GTTGCTGATTTTGGGCTGTCAAAAGAAGAGGTATATGATGGCCGCAACTCAGGCCTTAAAGGTACATATGGCTACATCGATCCAGTGTATATATCCACAAGCAAGTTTACGACAAGGAGTGACATCTATAGCTTTGGCGTTATCCTTTTTGAACTGATCACCGCTATTCATCCACATCAGAACTTAATGGAATACGTAAATCTT GCGGCTATGAGCTCAGATGGGGTTGACGAGATCCTTGACAAGAAGCTTGTTGGGACATGCAGTCTAGAGCAAGTAAGGAGTCTTGCTGCAATTGCTCACAAATGCATACACAGGACTCCTAGAAAGCGTCCTTCCATGGGTGAAATTTCGCATGCAATACTGAGAATAAGACAGAGGCGCCTTGTCAAAGAAGATACCATGTCCTTTACAGGATACGACAGTTCAAGAATGGCAAGTAGGATAGAAAATCAGCAGGTTGAATTAAGAAACATGGCCAGCATAAATGAGAGAGAAGCAGAATGA